One Leptolyngbya iicbica LK genomic window carries:
- a CDS encoding LysE/ArgO family amino acid transporter: MLSTFSTGLILGLSIAAPVGPIGILCIRRTLVMGQWVGLVSGLGAATADGLYGCIAGFGLTAIADFLTHQSMWLRIVGGLFLCYLGITTFLSKPPTEPAALSETELSAGETASLPRSLVSAYGSTLALTLTNPATILSFAAIFAGLGIVDSAQSFTDSGILVLGVFIGSALWWFFLSGLVSLLRNRFTPAGLRWLNRLSGVILLAFGMVALTL, translated from the coding sequence ATGCTCTCCACCTTTTCCACTGGTCTCATTCTCGGGCTATCGATCGCCGCTCCCGTTGGGCCGATCGGCATTCTTTGCATTCGGCGGACGCTGGTGATGGGGCAATGGGTCGGGTTGGTCTCTGGTTTGGGGGCGGCTACTGCTGACGGTCTATATGGCTGCATTGCGGGGTTTGGGCTGACGGCGATCGCCGATTTCCTCACCCATCAATCCATGTGGCTCCGCATCGTGGGGGGACTGTTTCTCTGTTATTTGGGCATCACCACATTTCTGTCTAAACCACCGACAGAGCCCGCTGCCTTATCTGAAACTGAGTTGTCGGCTGGAGAAACCGCATCGCTGCCGCGATCGCTCGTCAGCGCTTACGGGTCTACTCTGGCGTTAACGCTGACGAATCCGGCAACGATCTTGTCCTTTGCCGCGATCTTTGCCGGACTCGGCATTGTCGATTCAGCGCAGAGCTTTACCGACTCAGGGATTTTAGTTTTGGGGGTGTTTATCGGTTCTGCGCTGTGGTGGTTTTTCTTAAGTGGGTTGGTGAGCTTATTGCGAAACCGATTTACCCCGGCAGGACTGCGCTGGCTCAATCGCCTATCGGGCGTTATTTTGCTGGCGTTTGGGATGGTCGCCCTCACCCTGTGA
- a CDS encoding S-(hydroxymethyl)glutathione dehydrogenase/class III alcohol dehydrogenase: MKTRAAIAWEAGKPLAIEEIDLAGPKAGEVLVRIVATGVCHTDAYTLSGKDPEGIFPAILGHEGGGVVEEVGAGVTTVQPGDHVIPLYVPECGECKFCKSGKTNLCQAVRSTQGKGLMPDSSTRFSKDGNSIYHYMGTSTFSEYTVVPEIALAKINPAAPLEKVCLLGCGITTGIGAVLNTAKVEAGATVVVFGLGGVGLSVVQGAVMAQAGRIVVVDINPDKFELATQLGATDCINPKDYDDPIQQVIIDLTDGGADYSFECVGNVELMRAALECCHKGWGESTIIGVAEGGKEISTRPFQLVTGRVWRGSAFGGVKGRSQLPDFVDRFLAGDIQIDPMITQTMALDEINTAFDLMHAGQSIRSVVLY; encoded by the coding sequence ATGAAAACACGGGCAGCGATCGCTTGGGAAGCTGGCAAACCACTCGCCATTGAAGAAATCGATCTGGCTGGCCCTAAGGCGGGCGAGGTGTTGGTGCGCATCGTCGCGACCGGGGTGTGTCATACCGATGCCTATACCCTTTCCGGCAAAGATCCAGAAGGCATCTTTCCGGCGATTTTGGGTCACGAGGGCGGCGGCGTTGTCGAAGAAGTGGGCGCGGGCGTCACGACTGTGCAACCCGGCGATCATGTCATCCCGCTCTATGTGCCGGAATGTGGTGAGTGCAAGTTTTGCAAATCAGGTAAAACTAACCTGTGCCAAGCCGTGCGGAGCACCCAAGGCAAAGGCTTAATGCCCGACAGCAGCACCCGCTTTAGCAAAGACGGCAATTCGATTTATCACTACATGGGCACGAGTACCTTTAGCGAATACACCGTCGTCCCCGAAATTGCCTTAGCCAAAATCAATCCAGCCGCGCCGTTAGAAAAAGTTTGCTTGCTGGGCTGCGGCATCACCACAGGCATCGGGGCCGTGCTCAACACCGCAAAAGTTGAGGCGGGCGCAACGGTTGTTGTCTTTGGCTTAGGCGGCGTGGGGCTCAGCGTGGTGCAGGGCGCAGTCATGGCCCAGGCGGGCCGCATTGTGGTCGTCGATATTAACCCCGACAAATTTGAACTCGCTACGCAACTGGGCGCAACTGACTGCATCAATCCCAAAGATTACGATGACCCAATTCAGCAGGTGATTATTGATTTGACCGATGGCGGTGCAGACTACAGCTTTGAGTGCGTTGGCAATGTGGAACTCATGCGGGCGGCGCTGGAATGTTGCCACAAAGGCTGGGGCGAGTCGACCATTATTGGCGTGGCCGAAGGCGGCAAAGAAATTAGTACGCGCCCTTTTCAACTCGTGACAGGGCGCGTTTGGCGCGGTTCAGCCTTTGGTGGCGTCAAAGGTCGTAGCCAACTGCCTGACTTTGTCGATCGCTTTCTAGCTGGGGATATCCAGATCGATCCCATGATTACTCAGACCATGGCCCTCGACGAAATCAACACCGCCTTTGACCTGATGCACGCGGGCCAGAGCATTCGCTCAGTGGTCCTTTACTAG
- a CDS encoding TVP38/TMEM64 family protein, with protein MSTVFRKKVFWVLVSLGLILALCLRNLSLLFDPEALLAAFTGLGPWAAPAFVAAHVLATMVGVPATLLVLLGGAKFGLWWGSLWSLIGATVGATAAFWVARYLLQDWFRQRFAERKIYRNIDKLMDTHSFNCVLAVRFAPLSPFCLVNFLFGLTSAPVSAFFWGTLIGIAPGTVAYTWIGLAGLEAIQGKGLWPLTLAMSFLGVLSIVPILLRRRRLS; from the coding sequence ATGAGTACCGTGTTTCGCAAAAAGGTTTTCTGGGTTTTGGTGTCGTTGGGCTTGATCCTGGCGCTATGTTTGCGAAATTTATCCCTGCTGTTTGATCCCGAAGCTTTGCTAGCGGCGTTTACGGGTTTGGGACCGTGGGCGGCACCGGCGTTTGTGGCGGCGCATGTACTCGCCACGATGGTGGGCGTCCCTGCGACGCTGTTGGTGCTGCTGGGTGGCGCTAAATTTGGTCTCTGGTGGGGCTCGCTGTGGTCGCTGATTGGGGCAACAGTGGGGGCGACGGCGGCGTTTTGGGTGGCTCGATATTTACTGCAAGATTGGTTTCGTCAGCGGTTTGCCGAGCGCAAGATCTATCGCAATATCGACAAGCTGATGGATACCCATTCCTTTAACTGCGTGTTAGCAGTGCGCTTTGCGCCGTTGTCGCCATTTTGTCTGGTTAACTTTTTGTTTGGCCTTACGTCGGCTCCGGTGAGTGCGTTTTTTTGGGGCACGTTAATCGGCATCGCTCCCGGCACGGTAGCGTATACGTGGATTGGGCTGGCCGGGTTAGAGGCGATTCAGGGCAAAGGATTGTGGCCGCTAACGTTGGCCATGAGTTTCTTGGGAGTGCTCTCGATTGTGCCGATTTTGTTGCGGCGGCGGCGACTCAGTTAG
- a CDS encoding sensor histidine kinase, which translates to MLPLRRQPSQVLPWLDIHSLRFRLTAGVVLASALTIGSVTAWLNWQLQQSLLASQQIAVTDLSQQFREDVTLYDTTMPTQAAVQKAIDQRAMGDTAIWVRTADEAMWAQSETLRMGSWQAAGITEFVQTLPPQPRVELVTVGDRSLALCVSTFDMAGQDLGALYVIKDVTQARQTYLAMMRHLVVISGSAVVVLAILIAVYVGRSLRPLKSLSQQVAGVTAEALDVTQLQLDQAPTEVTELALALDHTLECLAQSWTQQRRLLGDVSHELRTPLTLVQGYLQSTLRRCQTLTTDQRDGLETAAAEADRTIQILNDLLVLTRARMGHLQIGAAPIDVKPVLLAAVMQVDPAGDRIEADIQAAPLWVRGDANALQQVFVKLLENALNYSPPGTPVIVRAGRQADQAVVQVCDQGRGIPLAEQTAIFQPFYRVDVDRSRATGGTGLGLAIVHTLLTQMHGRIQVQSVPAVGSTFTVQLPLTQGE; encoded by the coding sequence ATGCTCCCGTTGCGTCGCCAACCGTCCCAAGTTTTGCCGTGGCTAGATATCCATTCCCTGCGGTTTCGCCTCACCGCAGGGGTAGTATTGGCGTCGGCCCTGACCATTGGCAGCGTCACCGCGTGGCTCAACTGGCAGCTACAGCAAAGTTTATTAGCGAGTCAACAAATCGCGGTCACCGATCTATCCCAGCAATTTCGTGAAGACGTCACGCTCTACGACACCACGATGCCAACCCAAGCGGCGGTGCAAAAGGCCATTGATCAGCGGGCCATGGGCGACACGGCGATTTGGGTGAGGACGGCGGATGAGGCCATGTGGGCACAGTCTGAAACCCTGCGCATGGGGTCGTGGCAGGCAGCGGGCATAACGGAATTTGTACAGACTCTGCCGCCACAGCCGCGCGTGGAATTAGTCACCGTGGGCGATCGCTCATTGGCTCTGTGTGTCAGCACTTTTGACATGGCAGGCCAAGACCTGGGCGCCCTGTATGTCATTAAGGATGTCACCCAAGCGCGGCAGACCTACTTGGCGATGATGCGGCACTTGGTTGTGATTAGCGGCAGCGCGGTAGTGGTGTTGGCGATCCTGATTGCCGTGTATGTAGGGCGATCGCTCCGCCCCTTAAAATCCCTGAGCCAACAAGTTGCGGGGGTCACCGCCGAGGCGCTGGATGTCACCCAACTCCAGCTCGACCAAGCCCCGACTGAAGTGACTGAGCTGGCCCTAGCCCTCGATCACACGCTGGAATGTTTGGCCCAGTCTTGGACCCAGCAGCGCCGTCTGCTGGGTGATGTCTCTCACGAGTTACGTACGCCCCTAACCCTCGTGCAGGGCTATTTGCAAAGTACCTTGCGCCGCTGCCAAACGCTGACAACCGATCAGCGAGACGGTCTAGAAACCGCCGCTGCCGAAGCCGATCGCACCATTCAAATTTTGAATGATCTGCTGGTGCTGACGCGGGCGCGCATGGGTCATCTACAAATAGGCGCTGCCCCCATTGATGTGAAGCCAGTATTGTTGGCCGCCGTGATGCAGGTAGATCCGGCGGGCGATCGCATTGAGGCCGACATCCAAGCCGCGCCACTATGGGTGCGGGGCGACGCCAACGCCCTGCAGCAAGTCTTCGTCAAACTGCTGGAAAATGCCCTGAACTACTCTCCCCCAGGGACTCCAGTTATCGTGCGAGCTGGTCGGCAAGCCGATCAAGCTGTGGTACAAGTTTGTGACCAGGGGCGGGGCATTCCCCTGGCCGAACAGACCGCGATTTTTCAACCGTTTTATCGGGTGGATGTCGATCGCTCCCGCGCCACGGGCGGCACGGGGCTGGGGCTGGCGATCGTCCACACATTGTTGACGCAAATGCATGGCCGCATCCAAGTACAGTCGGTGCCAGCAGTTGGTAGCACCTTCACCGTTCAATTACCCCTGACCCAAGGAGAATGA
- a CDS encoding DUF3352 domain-containing protein — MAEIQKSGWRSLAVTSIALTLPAIAALPSLANPEPAELLPPNTAYTILLDMRQETWDQLNQYALFQQLQAQGVGAPSPGTLPLIPELAYEATVAPWVGDHVAMALLPLDNPTEAGFEDHEVMIAPIADPAAYARVFEDDLPGAIAALKEREPELQTVGDVEIYYWPPLYAEPDAMTPEALPEEAPADGSPSSQKELEGNSSTFPEAVDNGELEDFWASLPIEPGLAIAQFPEFLIAARSPAAIQTWLAQRPDEVTNSLAQTEEFLRTLNHPQSDAALAILHGDLAELVNFSAVDLALPDLPFNLPLPQDLLSADFPELAAQQFAGTVEALVYPQGRGLRVQARGYYNDPLLSATAATIQPTPTEVLAYIPDNSYGMVSGQNLAGFWQEIATTLAASEETRPFLEQARGFVTALTGLDLDQDVFGWMDRGFTVFLYPTSKTPLTNITPELKIGLGIALQTSDRPTAEATFASLDDLIANFDIAVESTTVSGQAATSWGDRLSAADEPVSFLGRTWVEDDTLLLTTSIEALADLAQLEPAQALPNAFRFSESTRDFPVANQGYLFINAAPIRALVSSFFPPDPEATDSLDFRQLMATVQALSGNVSFQADYAQVDGLLMLAPAESP; from the coding sequence ATGGCAGAAATACAGAAATCCGGTTGGCGATCGCTCGCGGTGACCTCTATCGCATTGACCCTACCCGCGATCGCCGCCCTGCCCAGTCTTGCCAATCCCGAACCGGCGGAGTTGCTGCCGCCCAACACGGCCTACACCATCCTGCTCGATATGCGGCAGGAGACCTGGGACCAACTCAATCAATATGCGCTATTTCAGCAGTTGCAAGCCCAGGGAGTCGGTGCGCCAAGTCCGGGGACGCTACCGCTGATTCCCGAGTTGGCTTATGAAGCAACCGTCGCGCCCTGGGTGGGCGACCACGTGGCAATGGCCCTGTTGCCGCTAGACAACCCGACTGAAGCTGGGTTTGAAGACCATGAGGTGATGATTGCGCCGATCGCCGATCCAGCCGCCTATGCCAGGGTCTTTGAGGATGACTTGCCAGGGGCGATCGCAGCATTAAAGGAGCGTGAACCCGAGTTGCAGACCGTGGGGGACGTCGAGATTTACTACTGGCCGCCGCTGTATGCCGAGCCCGATGCCATGACACCCGAGGCACTCCCAGAGGAGGCCCCCGCCGATGGCTCGCCCAGTTCCCAAAAGGAGCTCGAAGGAAATTCATCGACGTTTCCAGAAGCGGTCGACAATGGTGAGCTAGAAGACTTTTGGGCATCTCTGCCCATCGAGCCGGGGCTCGCGATCGCGCAATTTCCCGAATTTCTGATCGCCGCCCGCTCTCCAGCCGCCATTCAGACTTGGCTCGCGCAGCGTCCCGATGAGGTGACTAACTCGCTGGCGCAAACCGAGGAGTTTTTGCGCACCCTCAATCATCCTCAATCTGACGCAGCCTTAGCGATCCTGCATGGCGATTTGGCGGAGTTGGTCAACTTCTCGGCAGTCGATCTGGCGCTACCAGACTTGCCGTTTAACTTGCCCTTGCCGCAAGATTTATTGTCAGCCGATTTTCCTGAGTTAGCAGCCCAGCAATTTGCGGGCACGGTTGAAGCCTTAGTCTATCCCCAAGGGCGGGGGCTACGAGTGCAAGCACGGGGCTATTACAATGACCCGCTACTCTCAGCCACGGCGGCAACCATTCAACCCACCCCAACAGAGGTGCTGGCCTACATTCCAGACAATAGCTATGGCATGGTCAGCGGTCAAAACCTGGCCGGGTTTTGGCAAGAGATCGCCACAACCTTGGCCGCCAGCGAAGAAACTCGCCCCTTTTTGGAACAAGCCAGAGGCTTCGTCACCGCCCTAACCGGATTAGATCTGGATCAAGATGTGTTTGGGTGGATGGATCGCGGGTTTACGGTGTTTCTCTACCCCACCAGCAAAACGCCCCTGACCAACATTACGCCAGAGTTGAAAATCGGCTTGGGGATCGCCCTGCAAACCAGCGATCGCCCCACTGCCGAGGCCACCTTTGCCAGTCTCGATGACTTAATAGCAAACTTTGACATCGCCGTCGAATCCACCACTGTGAGCGGGCAAGCGGCCACCAGTTGGGGCGATCGCCTGTCCGCCGCTGACGAACCGGTTAGCTTTTTGGGTCGCACCTGGGTTGAGGACGACACGCTATTGCTCACCACCAGCATTGAGGCCCTCGCCGATTTGGCACAACTCGAACCCGCCCAAGCCCTGCCCAATGCGTTTCGGTTTAGCGAGTCGACTCGCGACTTTCCCGTAGCCAATCAGGGCTACCTCTTTATCAATGCGGCCCCCATTCGGGCGCTCGTATCCAGCTTCTTTCCCCCAGATCCCGAGGCAACAGACTCGCTGGACTTTCGGCAGTTAATGGCGACCGTGCAAGCCCTCAGCGGTAACGTCTCTTTTCAAGCTGATTATGCGCAAGTCGATGGCCTGCTCATGCTGGCACCAGCCGAGTCGCCGTAA
- a CDS encoding cache domain-containing protein yields MTRIAALFSKRRPSLGLKATLVSAMLLTVTATAAMVYLPWAWISRRNIETIIDQTNKEIAVGTSKEVERLFSNAASAQQFIEAGLNRNLLDLSDAENREFFFLNVLAASPTFTWVQYGDANGDFFGAQRTANGELHFHDRDWDPDTETTFTNINSYSIQDAVLTPLESKSFEMNPSYYAPARPWFQATAAAPDQRSWTVYVYRSSGTPGVDLTKAVKTDGELQGVIGVGIELNQLSDYLEQLQGDRPGETFIVNSQGELIASTDKAEVTPDQTAGETDAQLTQLTDVQNPLLQYASETLQAQEFDVENLEAWQRFVYQESETGDIYHIALTPVGQLDWLVGTVIPEATYTVEINRNKRRLLAGVVVFTGGIAIVAVVLAERLIARPILGIAQAAADIEADNFNPDQLGETSDRQDEIGQLARIFRKMAIQVHQREQQLRLQVQNLRVEIDETKRSQQVKEIVDTDFFRDLAIKAKALRNRDRD; encoded by the coding sequence ATGACTCGCATTGCGGCTTTGTTTTCCAAACGACGGCCTTCATTGGGCCTCAAAGCAACTCTCGTTAGCGCAATGTTGCTGACGGTGACGGCTACGGCGGCCATGGTTTACCTGCCGTGGGCTTGGATTTCGCGCCGCAACATCGAGACCATCATTGACCAAACGAATAAAGAAATTGCCGTTGGCACCTCAAAAGAAGTGGAACGGCTATTTAGCAATGCTGCCTCAGCACAACAGTTTATCGAAGCGGGCCTCAACCGTAATCTGCTCGACTTATCGGACGCAGAAAACCGCGAGTTCTTTTTCTTAAATGTGCTGGCTGCGAGCCCGACCTTTACCTGGGTGCAGTATGGCGACGCGAATGGCGACTTTTTTGGGGCGCAACGCACTGCCAACGGCGAATTACACTTCCACGATCGCGATTGGGATCCTGACACTGAGACGACGTTTACCAACATCAATAGTTATTCGATTCAAGATGCGGTCTTAACACCGCTGGAAAGCAAAAGTTTTGAAATGAATCCGTCTTACTATGCCCCCGCTCGTCCGTGGTTTCAGGCCACGGCGGCGGCTCCTGATCAGCGATCGTGGACGGTGTATGTATACCGCTCCTCGGGGACGCCGGGGGTCGATCTGACCAAGGCAGTCAAAACGGATGGGGAATTGCAAGGGGTCATCGGGGTCGGCATCGAACTCAATCAACTGTCAGATTATTTAGAACAGCTCCAGGGCGATCGCCCTGGTGAGACCTTCATCGTCAATTCTCAAGGCGAGTTGATTGCTTCCACCGACAAGGCCGAAGTCACTCCCGACCAAACGGCGGGCGAGACAGACGCCCAGCTGACTCAGCTCACAGACGTGCAAAATCCGCTGCTGCAATATGCCAGCGAAACGCTCCAAGCCCAGGAATTTGACGTCGAAAATCTAGAGGCTTGGCAGCGGTTCGTGTACCAAGAGTCTGAAACGGGCGACATTTATCACATCGCCCTGACTCCAGTCGGGCAGCTCGATTGGCTAGTCGGCACGGTCATTCCCGAAGCGACTTACACCGTCGAGATCAACCGCAATAAGCGGCGTTTACTCGCTGGGGTCGTGGTGTTTACCGGGGGCATTGCGATCGTTGCGGTGGTATTGGCTGAGCGGCTCATTGCCCGGCCGATTTTGGGCATCGCCCAAGCGGCAGCAGACATCGAAGCCGATAACTTCAACCCTGATCAACTGGGCGAAACCAGCGATCGCCAGGATGAAATCGGTCAACTGGCTCGCATCTTTCGCAAGATGGCGATTCAAGTACACCAGCGGGAGCAACAGCTGCGCCTACAAGTCCAAAACCTGCGGGTCGAAATTGATGAAACCAAGCGCAGCCAGCAGGTGAAAGAAATTGTCGATACGGATTTCTTTAGAGATCTGGCGATCAAGGCCAAAGCGCTGCGCAATCGCGATCGTGATTAA
- a CDS encoding TVP38/TMEM64 family protein — MLTMLLMPILPALAQATAAESGPGLVAQIQGALVNALAWVDSLGLIAPIAFIGLYVIVTVAFIPASVVTLGAGVVFGVVKGSLYVFIGAMLGATAAFLVGRYVARDWVSKKVASNEKFKVIDEAIAREGRKIIFLIRLSPAFPFNLLNYALGLTKVSLKDYVLGTTGIIPGTIMYVYLGSLAGNLATLGTGETPSNPTITWTIRIVAFIATVAVTVYVTRIARQALQASVPDVTDDNGEAMSA; from the coding sequence ATGCTCACGATGCTATTAATGCCCATATTGCCAGCGCTGGCCCAGGCGACAGCAGCCGAATCCGGGCCGGGGTTAGTGGCTCAGATTCAAGGGGCGTTGGTTAATGCGTTGGCCTGGGTCGATAGTTTGGGATTGATCGCCCCCATTGCCTTTATTGGGCTATACGTCATCGTGACCGTAGCGTTTATTCCCGCTTCGGTGGTGACGCTGGGGGCCGGGGTCGTCTTCGGCGTCGTCAAAGGCTCGCTATATGTCTTTATTGGGGCCATGCTGGGGGCGACAGCGGCATTTTTAGTGGGGCGCTATGTGGCCCGCGACTGGGTGAGCAAAAAGGTCGCTAGCAATGAGAAATTTAAGGTGATTGATGAAGCGATCGCTCGCGAAGGTCGCAAAATTATTTTCCTCATCCGCTTATCCCCAGCTTTTCCGTTTAACCTGCTGAACTATGCCCTGGGACTCACCAAGGTATCTTTGAAAGACTATGTGCTGGGCACCACGGGCATCATTCCCGGCACCATCATGTACGTCTACTTAGGCTCGCTGGCGGGCAATTTGGCCACCCTGGGTACAGGCGAAACCCCCAGCAACCCGACGATCACCTGGACAATTCGGATTGTGGCGTTTATTGCCACCGTTGCGGTCACGGTTTACGTGACTCGCATTGCTCGCCAAGCCCTGCAAGCATCAGTGCCCGACGTGACCGATGACAATGGCGAAGCGATGTCGGCTTAG
- a CDS encoding Uma2 family endonuclease, which yields MVAVPHYISPDDYLDLERDNPIRHEYRRGLVYAMVGGTDNHARITINLLSLVNTHLSDSPCRLYNGDVKVNYQDEFYYYPDAFVTCDDRDREDRYVKRYPKLIVEVLSSSTKVFDTGEKFDDYQQLESLEEYVLISQDSQRVECRRQTAAHTWETAIYEVGDQVTLTSIDLQFAIAELYRGLDG from the coding sequence ATGGTTGCCGTTCCGCACTACATCAGTCCCGATGATTACCTCGACCTTGAGCGCGATAACCCCATCCGCCATGAGTATCGTCGGGGGTTGGTTTACGCCATGGTGGGCGGTACTGACAATCATGCTCGCATCACGATTAATCTTCTAAGCCTTGTTAACACTCACTTGAGTGATTCCCCCTGCCGCCTTTACAACGGCGATGTCAAAGTCAACTACCAAGACGAGTTTTACTACTATCCCGATGCCTTTGTGACCTGCGATGACCGCGATCGCGAAGACCGCTATGTCAAACGCTATCCAAAGCTGATTGTAGAAGTGCTCTCCAGCAGCACCAAAGTATTTGATACTGGCGAAAAATTTGACGACTACCAACAATTGGAGTCACTAGAGGAATACGTGCTGATTTCTCAAGACAGCCAGCGAGTCGAGTGCCGTCGGCAGACGGCGGCCCACACCTGGGAAACAGCCATCTATGAGGTGGGCGATCAGGTGACGTTGACGAGCATTGACCTGCAATTTGCGATCGCTGAACTGTATCGCGGTCTCGATGGCTAA
- the arsS gene encoding arsenosugar biosynthesis radical SAM (seleno)protein ArsS (Some members of this family are selenoproteins.) yields the protein MVLSSNSLQATASANAFETALGSPLTKQNIQVLQINLGRRCNLSCTHCHVEAGPHRTEELTPAVLAQLLEILDRFPQIRTVDLTGGAPEMNYGFRPLVERAHALGKEIIVRSNLTIFFEPGFADLPAYFTQHQVRVVASLPCYLPDNVDSMRGQGVYDSSIRAIQQLNALGYGTDPNLILDLVYNPPIPKDENFRLTPSQAALEGDYKAYLAENFDIAFNQLLTITNIPIGRTRFQLEHRGLLAPYTEFLAAHHNPANVSGLMCRNELSIDYEGRVYDCDFNQMAGVSACTPDGEPITLERLLAAESLDVIATVQTRPYCYGCTAGSGSSCGGALTN from the coding sequence ATGGTCTTATCTTCCAACAGTCTCCAAGCCACTGCATCGGCTAATGCTTTTGAAACGGCTCTAGGCAGTCCGCTCACCAAGCAAAACATTCAGGTATTGCAGATTAATTTGGGGCGACGGTGTAATTTGTCTTGCACCCACTGCCATGTGGAGGCAGGGCCACATCGGACTGAGGAATTAACGCCTGCCGTCCTGGCGCAACTGCTCGAAATCCTCGATCGCTTCCCACAAATTCGCACGGTGGATTTGACCGGCGGTGCCCCCGAGATGAACTATGGCTTTCGGCCTTTGGTCGAACGTGCCCACGCCCTGGGCAAAGAAATCATTGTGCGCTCCAACCTGACTATCTTTTTTGAGCCCGGCTTTGCGGATCTGCCTGCCTATTTTACACAGCATCAGGTGCGCGTGGTGGCTTCCTTACCCTGCTATTTGCCTGACAATGTGGATAGTATGCGGGGCCAGGGCGTTTATGACAGCTCCATCCGCGCCATTCAGCAGCTCAATGCCCTGGGCTATGGCACTGACCCTAATCTCATTTTGGATCTGGTCTACAATCCCCCCATTCCCAAAGATGAGAATTTCCGGCTGACCCCGAGTCAAGCGGCTTTAGAGGGCGATTACAAAGCGTATTTGGCGGAAAATTTTGACATCGCCTTTAATCAATTGCTGACGATCACCAATATTCCTATTGGTCGCACCCGCTTTCAGCTCGAACATCGCGGACTGCTGGCTCCTTATACCGAGTTTTTGGCGGCCCACCACAATCCGGCCAATGTCTCGGGGCTCATGTGCCGCAATGAACTTTCGATTGACTATGAGGGGCGGGTTTACGACTGCGACTTTAACCAGATGGCTGGGGTTTCCGCCTGCACGCCTGACGGTGAGCCGATCACGTTGGAGCGGCTATTGGCTGCCGAGTCGTTGGATGTGATCGCCACAGTCCAAACGCGCCCCTATTGCTACGGCTGTACGGCAGGCAGTGGGTCGAGCTGTGGGGGGGCCCTGACCAACTAA
- a CDS encoding response regulator transcription factor, whose product MNPKILLIEDEVKLAKFVELELGYESYDVTVAHDGLSGLMAARDTEPDLVLLDWMMPGLSGVEVCRRLRTTGFKEPIILMTAKDDVADRVAGLDAGADDYVVKPFSIEELLARVRAHLRRNQPQEVDALQFQDLTLSRKTREVKRGDRAIELTAKEFDLLDYLMTNPRQVLTRDRILEEVWGYDFMGDSNIIEVYVRYLRLKLEAEGEKRLIQTVRGVGYVLKD is encoded by the coding sequence ATGAATCCCAAAATCTTACTGATTGAAGATGAGGTGAAACTCGCCAAATTTGTGGAACTGGAACTGGGTTATGAGTCTTATGACGTGACGGTGGCCCACGATGGTCTGTCGGGGCTCATGGCCGCTCGCGATACAGAACCCGACCTGGTGCTGCTGGACTGGATGATGCCGGGACTCAGCGGCGTAGAAGTGTGCCGCCGCCTGCGCACAACGGGCTTCAAAGAGCCCATTATTCTCATGACGGCAAAGGATGATGTGGCCGATCGCGTTGCGGGGCTCGATGCCGGGGCCGATGACTACGTGGTCAAGCCCTTTAGCATCGAAGAACTATTGGCGCGAGTGCGGGCTCACCTGCGCCGCAACCAACCCCAAGAGGTCGATGCCCTGCAGTTTCAAGATCTGACCCTCAGCCGCAAAACCCGCGAAGTCAAGCGAGGCGATCGCGCAATCGAACTTACCGCCAAAGAATTTGACCTGCTCGATTATTTGATGACGAATCCGCGCCAGGTTCTGACCCGCGATCGCATTTTGGAAGAAGTCTGGGGCTACGACTTTATGGGCGATTCCAACATCATCGAAGTGTATGTCCGCTACCTGCGCCTCAAGTTAGAGGCCGAGGGCGAAAAGCGCCTGATTCAAACGGTGCGCGGGGTCGGCTACGTCTTAAAAGACTGA